GCAAGCATTGACCAGATTGTGAACCAGTGAAAGAGTATCTTTCAAAAAATAATGTAAAATTTGCATACTTAGATATTACTGAAAACATGTTTAATTTAAAGAAATTTTTAAAATATAGAGACAATAGGAAAGAATTTGATGAAATAAAAAAAGCGGGAAGAGTAGGTCTTCCATGTATAGTTGTAAATGATGGAGAACAGATTATTTTTGACTACAAAGATTTAAAGATATAAACAAATCTAATTTGGATGAAAAATATTTATATGCTATAATGAAGTTGTACAATTAAAAAATAAGGAATGGGAGCTTAGTTAAACTTTGCTGAGAGGAACTGTGGTGTCAGTTCGACCATTTGACCTGATTTGGGTAATGCCAACGTAGGGATCATTTAATATTATTATTGAGACTTGCAATGGCAGGTCTTATTTTATTTTAGGAGGGATATAAGTGTATAGCCAATTATTTAAAAATGTACATAAAAAAACACCAATAGTACATTGTATTACTAACTATGTCACAGTAAATGATGTAGCCAATATCATTCTTGCATCAGGTGCTTCTCCTATAATGGCAGATGATATTGAAGAGGTTTCTGATATTACTTCTATTAGCAATTCATTGGTATTAAATATAGGAACATTAAATACTAGAACTATAGAGTCTATGATACAAGCTGGTAAAACATCAAATGAATTAAATCATCCTGTAGTTTTAGATCCTGTGGGAGTAGGAGCTTCCAGGCTTAGAATGGAGGCTACTTTAAGATTGTTAGAGGAAGTTAATTTTTCTGTAATAAAGGGTAATGCTTCGGAAATTAAGGCAATACTCAATAAAACGAAAACTTCAGGTGGAGTTGATGTAAGTTTAGAAGATATAATAAATGATAGAAATATAGATGAATACATACAAGTAGCAAAAGAAGTTAGTAAAGCCAATGATGCAGTAGTAGCAATCACTGGACCTATAGATATAGTTACCAATAAAGATAAAACTTACATTATTAGAAATGGGCATAAAAACATGGGGAAAATAACAGGAACAGGTTGTATGTTAGCAGGGATAATAGGTGGATTTATAGGTGCTAATCCAGAAAATATATTAGATAGCACAGCAGTAGCTATTGCAGCAATGGGATTGTGTGGAGAATTAGCAAATGGAAAAGTTGTGAAAGAAGGTTTAGGTAATGGTTCTTTAAGAACTTACTTAATTGATTATATGAGTAATTTAGATGAAACTACATTAATGGGAGGTATTAAGATTGAAAATAGATAGAAAAGATTTGCTTCTTTATTTAGTTACAGATAGAACTTGGCTAAAAGATCAGACTCTTTCTGAGGTTGTAGAATTAGCTATAAAGAATAATGTAACATTTGTTCAGCTTAGAGAGAAAAATTTAGATTATGATAGATTTAAAAAGTTAGCTATTGAAATAAAAAAGATTACAGATAAATATAATATTCCTTTTGTCATAAATGACAATATTCAAATAGCCATTGAAGTAGATGCAGATGGAGTACATGTGGGACAAGATGATTTAGAAGCTTCAAGAGCAAGGGAAATATTAGGGGAAAACAAGATACTTGGAGTTTCTGTAAGCAATGTAGAAGAAGCTATAAAAGCTGAAAAAGCAGGAGCTGATTATTTAGGGGCAGGTTCTATATTTCCAACATCATCAAAATCAGATGCTATTTATATAGGTGTGGATGAAGTAAAGAAAATCACTAGAGCTGTTAATATTCCAGTAGTAGGCATAGGAGGAATAAATGAAACAAATATACATCTACTTAAAGATAGTGGATTAGATGGAATTGCTGTAATTTCTGCTATACTTTCTAAAGAAGATATAGCAGAAGCTACAAGAAATTTATACAATCTTTCAAAGGAGGTATTTTGTGAAAGGAGCAATATTTGATTTAGATGGTACTTTATTAGATTCTATGTGGCTGTGGGATAGTTTAGCTTATAAATATCTATTATCTATAGGTATTAATCCTCCTAGGGATTTGGATAAACAATTAGAAGAGTTAACATTAAGAGAAGCTTGTGTATATATGAAGGAAAAGTTTAATATAAGATATACACCAGACAAAATTAAAGAAGATATAGAAAGCTTATTAACAGATTATTATGCAAATAAGCTTCAATTAAAGCCTTATACATTAGAAATATTGAAAGAATTTAAAAATAGGGGCATAAAAATGGTTATAGCTACTTCTACAGATAAGCATCTTGTTTTGATGGCTTTAAATAGACATGGTATTTACGATTATTTTGAATTTATACAAACTGTAGAAGATGTTGGCATAAGTAAAGGCAATCCTAAGTTCTTTGAAATTACTATAAATAAATTAGGACTAAATCCTGAGGAAATTTGGGTATTTGAAGATGCTTTATATCCTATGATATCGGCTAAAAAATGTGGCTTAAATATTGTTGCAGTAAAAGATGAGTCTGCTTTAAAGGATTTAGAAAAAATAAAGGAAGTAGCTGATATATATATTGATAATTTTAGTCAATTGGGGGTAGATAAATTATGGAAAAGTTGTTAACTATAGCAGGGTCTGATTCTAGCGGTGGAGCTGGTATACAGGCAGATTTAAAAACTTTTGCTGCTCATAAAACTTATGGAATGAGTGTTATTACATCTGTAACAGCACAGAATACCAAAGGAGTAATAGATGTTATAGATTTACCAGGGGAATTTGTAGGGAAACAGCTTGATGCTGTATTTACTGATATATTCCCTGATGCAATAAAAATAGGTATGGTATCTAATGAAGAGATTATTGAAATTATAGCAGAAAAATTAAAACAATATAATGGGAAAAATATTGTAGTAGATCCTGTTATGGTATCTACTAGTGGGAGTAATTTAATGAAATCTTCTGCAACTAGGACTTTAGTTCAAAAGATATTCCCCTTAGCAGATATTATTACACCTAATATGTCTGAAGCATCTGTATTAAGTGGTATAGAAGTAAAAGATAAAGAGGATATGGAAAAAGCAGCTAAAATAATAGGAGAATTCATAAAAGGTGCAGTACTAGTTAAAGGTGGACATTTAGAGGACAGTGCTGA
This portion of the Keratinibaculum paraultunense genome encodes:
- the thiD gene encoding bifunctional hydroxymethylpyrimidine kinase/phosphomethylpyrimidine kinase; amino-acid sequence: MEKLLTIAGSDSSGGAGIQADLKTFAAHKTYGMSVITSVTAQNTKGVIDVIDLPGEFVGKQLDAVFTDIFPDAIKIGMVSNEEIIEIIAEKLKQYNGKNIVVDPVMVSTSGSNLMKSSATRTLVQKIFPLADIITPNMSEASVLSGIEVKDKEDMEKAAKIIGEFIKGAVLVKGGHLEDSADDVLYIDGKIHWLKGERIDNPNTHGTGCTLSSAIAANIAKGMDILTAVEEAKQYLWGAINAKLDIGKGRGPLNHLYNI
- the thiM gene encoding hydroxyethylthiazole kinase: MYSQLFKNVHKKTPIVHCITNYVTVNDVANIILASGASPIMADDIEEVSDITSISNSLVLNIGTLNTRTIESMIQAGKTSNELNHPVVLDPVGVGASRLRMEATLRLLEEVNFSVIKGNASEIKAILNKTKTSGGVDVSLEDIINDRNIDEYIQVAKEVSKANDAVVAITGPIDIVTNKDKTYIIRNGHKNMGKITGTGCMLAGIIGGFIGANPENILDSTAVAIAAMGLCGELANGKVVKEGLGNGSLRTYLIDYMSNLDETTLMGGIKIENR
- a CDS encoding glutaredoxin, with amino-acid sequence MKEYLSKNNVKFAYLDITENMFNLKKFLKYRDNRKEFDEIKKAGRVGLPCIVVNDGEQIIFDYKDLKI
- the thiE gene encoding thiamine phosphate synthase, coding for MKIDRKDLLLYLVTDRTWLKDQTLSEVVELAIKNNVTFVQLREKNLDYDRFKKLAIEIKKITDKYNIPFVINDNIQIAIEVDADGVHVGQDDLEASRAREILGENKILGVSVSNVEEAIKAEKAGADYLGAGSIFPTSSKSDAIYIGVDEVKKITRAVNIPVVGIGGINETNIHLLKDSGLDGIAVISAILSKEDIAEATRNLYNLSKEVFCERSNI
- a CDS encoding HAD family hydrolase, producing the protein MKGAIFDLDGTLLDSMWLWDSLAYKYLLSIGINPPRDLDKQLEELTLREACVYMKEKFNIRYTPDKIKEDIESLLTDYYANKLQLKPYTLEILKEFKNRGIKMVIATSTDKHLVLMALNRHGIYDYFEFIQTVEDVGISKGNPKFFEITINKLGLNPEEIWVFEDALYPMISAKKCGLNIVAVKDESALKDLEKIKEVADIYIDNFSQLGVDKLWKSC